From Myripristis murdjan chromosome 13, fMyrMur1.1, whole genome shotgun sequence:
ACTATGCATGCTATCTTAAACAAACAGGAGGTAGATTCACCTGGGTACCCACCCCACCTACATTTAACCTCGCAGTAGGCCAGTAAAATAGATGTTTAGGTTTTAATGCTCCACCCAGTCACCCACCCAGCCACCTACGCGCACACCTTTGCATCATCACCATGTGCATCTCTGGGAGGGCAAAGAAAGTGAAGCGATTGTCTCAGGATGATTTCCTGTGGCATTTGATGTGGTTGACCCGCGTCTTCCTGCCCCCCTTACTTCCTCAGGTTGGTATTAGTCAGCAGCTCCAGCTGGTGAACTTTGTTTTGAACTCCGCCCCTTCAAAAATGTCAAGCAGCATCCACAGACAGGAAGTATAGAGATGGTGGCAGGGGTCTCCTCTGTAGGTGGTGTGGCCCATGGGTGGGTGGGCATGTGAGCAAAGCATTGTGTAATACACCAGTTTGTGCTTGATGCTGAGTGAAAGGGCACAGATTAAGGAAACAGAGATAAAGAAGATCTGAACTTagattgtgtttgcattttcctAAACTAATCTGCATTGCTCCTTGTACCTCCAGGAACAAAGTCTTTCATGTAAAGGGGTTTCTGGGATGGTTTGATCTGGTTAGTTAGAGGCCAGGGGCAGATCGACCAGGGTGGCATGGGGTCGCAGTTGCCACCCTAAAAATAGGCCTTCATACCCCAGTTAGGGAACTctaccaaaaaataaagaaatcaatttaaaaaatgttgttgctggTCCGAAATTTACAAGACTTAAAGTCCACTGTCAAAGtgcaagtgaatgcagcatgagaTGACACCGTGCTAGGTACCACTCCTCTCCCCTCCAATGTGATAACAGCAGTTTCACCAGTGATAGAAAAATAACCATTGATACAACCAGAATCaggttacatttacattttaactcTGAAGAGATTAGAATAATCAGTACTGTGTAAGGCTCGTCGGTCTGTATGCAAAGGGTTTGTATCCATCTATCTGCCACAGTGTAAAATTTGCATGCCACCCTTTAACTCCCATATTAATATTTCTCTAGATTCACCCTGATTGAAACAGAGTTGAAATACTATAATGTGATGCTTTATTGACCCCTGTAGagaatcaaaatgaaaatcattcatttggttttatttaatatttctgATAACCTGCAGCTACAAAAGACTAGAGACTGGATCTGTAGAGTTTGAGCTTTTATGTccaaatgaattttattttactgcagtgcAAGCACGACACAACAAATGCATCACTAATCCATCACATGGCTCAGCATTAGGTCACCATGCCTTCAAAGATGTATGTCTATCTGTCACTGGTGCAGCCGAGAGTCTCTTCAAAAATGTCACTGAGGCTGTCTTTGCTCTCTTGATTCGAgctttgtgatgtttgtgtgtgactgtgcacataaataaagtctgacCTGTCCAAGATCATAGGAAGTAAAACTTAAGATTCTGTTTGAGTGCGAGTTTTCCCCTTTTAAGATGTTCTATGGCAGTGGAAAGACTTCAGCTTTAGGGAATATAGTGTATTTGGTTGTTTGGCACTCCATCTAGTGGTTATATGTCCTCAGTACAATATGGCTACCAGGCTGAGGAGAGCTGTGGCAAATACTGAAAATCACTGTTTCTGATGGCTAATGTTAGATCTTATGAAGAGTTTCATGATTCATGTATAATATCTTTCCCAGAAATCATAGAAAGAtctgtggttttgtttggtttataAGTAGAATGGTTTTGTATTACTTTTTCCCATTTGTAGATTAGTTGTGCATTGTTTGTAACTCGTGTGATAGACATTCATTATGTCCAGTATTTTGAAAACATTGAGTTTCATCAGTGGGACTTAATGGTACTGCCTGCGTACATAGAGGTAAGAAAGAGTGCTTGCAAAAAGAGCGAGTATTATGGGAAAGAGAGTATTATCTTAAATATCAAGTTGCCTTAATGTGACCTCAATTAAGACTTAAATTGTTGTGAAGAAACTTCAGTGAACTGATAGAAAAGTTTGAACCTTTTCCCACAAGGGGACATTTTAATTTAGCGTTTAGACAGAATAACATCACAATCATGTTACTATTCTCATTGAACTATGTCGTTAAAAAGGTGACACCAAAATGGACTTTTGGCATCCTGTAAAAGCAGACATTTTCCTTaactgtctgatttttttcagtcatgatTTCTTGAGATCAAAAGGTAGGGAGCTGTGGGAAACTGTTCAATTGTATCAGGTTGATGAGTTTGATAAGCTtgctttgttcattttgaaattatttttttttctttttaatacagCTTTCAATTAGTGACACAAAAGATGAAGCAATTATCAGATTATTTTATCTTaatcttattttctctcttgaGGAAAATGAACTGAGCATGAATGAAAGTGATCTGCATATGGGAATCTTGGATCTACacatgtgttaaaaaaaaaaatacaactctCATTTTATATCACAACACTCTTTAATGGACTTGCTCACCCTTAGCACAATTAATGTCTTCCAAATTCATAACCTTCCTTTTAGTTCACTGTCACTTTAATCTCCATCACCCCATAATGAAGAAGTGATTTTAATTTCTGAGATCAACCTCAGATGATCACCTAGTTTCCCCCTTTCAGTCTATCTCACAGAAAGAGTAGATGTTCCtaactttcctctctttttcaaaatgcattggAAGCAATGCATTCCAATAGATAGCTGTTTTATCATTCAGTACCCAGTAAGTCTGATTTAGATTTACAGCGAGATTGCATAAATACAATCAACTTAATCTCTGCATTCATAGATGCAAAACTTCAGAAAGTTACATCATTTCGCAGAGTGGAAACATTTCTTGGGTCTTACATCATGGGCTTCCAGGCAGCATGCGCTCTGCTTGACGCGGTGGAACTGCTGTGTTGAACATCTCAGTCAATGAAACAATGTATGGAGTTGTGGCTTTGGCAGCACAGGCAGATGAAAGACAAACTCAgaaacataattattaaaacaaaaaagttaagTTAAGATTCCTTAAGGTGGAATATTTTGTACTTTGATGCATTTTAggacacttttttctttttctcatcttGGATACAATTTGTTATAGGAGAGAACTGAAAACTATTCATTGTGCACTGGGTCAAAGTTCACCATTAAACCATTTTGCAACCCATCTGGAAAATAGATCAGAGGCCTGAGCTGCACGAAGATAAGCAGGAAAAGCGCTGTTTAGAAAAATCCTAAACAGTGGCAGTAGACTGTCGAAAATCCTGATATCCTGCTTGTTTGGAGAACAAACACAGATGGTAAAAAGGAGAGCAACTCTGTTTACATCTCCAACCATATGCATTAGACAACTTGAAAGCAAAGGTCACATCTTGTTTTATCAACCCTGTACATGCTGAGCAGCTCTATTATTCACAACATGATCAACAGCATAGAATCGTAACAACTTCTCATATAAAATAAGAATTACCTTAAGTTCTTCTGTCAATATTTCTAAGATACTAATGCTTCAGTATGTGAAACTGTTAGCATTCTGTCAATCACAGACATAAATTAGATACTATTCTTTATAATCCAAATGTACAGaataaaaatgacctgaaaatgaccGCATAACACCAGAAAACGGAGAACTTAGTGGTACATCCTCTTTTAGCAACACTAAGCTAAGCAACTGAGAGCATAGCTGCAAGAGACCCAAGACGCTGGTGTTGAGGTTTCTGTAATCACATCCAGATGTTGAATCTTGGGCTCCTGTCCTCAAATTGCAGTCGCTCTATTTCGCTCCACCTTCTGTCAGTCTGACATTTCTACTTTTAGACCAGATTCTGGTGTAGAACAAATCTGATGGAGACATGACTGGCTCTCAAATTTCCCTCTGAAATACCAATCTGAAAATCTGTTTTAGCCAATGTGATGCAACAGTCAGCTGATGTAATCCTCAGCATTTTGTCTCACTCTTACATAAAACCTTACTATACTCTGTCTTAAAGGTGACAATTTTATTTGAGCTATTTGGCAGTGGATCACCAATGGAGGAGGTTGGAGGTTTCTTGCCATGATTTTCGGGATGATATAGACAGGATATGGACAATGGAACGGCAAATGTGCAATCCCCAACCCCCTTTCCTGTGGGACCCCTCCTGTCCCATGTCCCCTATACTTcctgagagaaaacaaagactcTGTGTATGAATATGTTATAGTAAAAATGAGACATACAGTGCATCATTGTAATGAGAGTGGACCCTATCCTGAAATATTACTACATGTGAACACAAAATTACATGTCAGACTCATATCTGGCATGTTATGGTGTCTATATACATTTTAGTAAATGATCCCCTGCAACCAACAAGTATGACCTCTGTTTCCTTTTCTATTCCTTgaccttttttctccttcttctgctGTCTGGATGTTTTATACCTTTGTGGCACACAACGCGGATAATAAAAGGCCATTTGTATGCAGATTACGTCTATATGGGTGATGTGACCAGGCTTGCTTGACCCAGAAGCCCTCACTCTGCACGTGTTGAGGAATTTCTCTGTTTACCTTAGCAGCTGAAGCCAATTCAGAATGACAAACACCCCCTGAAGGGAGGGAACGGCTAGATGTCTGGGTTGAGCCTCATCAAGCAGAGGTAAGCTCAGAGCTCCTGGCATTTTATGGTCAAAAAGACATCTAAATGTATGTCTGAAGTCACCTACATCTAGTTTAATGGAAACTTTGATAAAAGTGGAATTCACTTTGCTACAGCCTGGTGTTTGCAGTTTGGCAATAGGGAgggttttgggattttttttttttactcaaggCTTCTCTTAAAGTTATCTGAATGCCTCCGCCTGCAAGGCAACAAATGGCAAGTCATTCATTAGCTGGCATGTTGGGGCAATTTATGACAGGGCTGCAAAAACAGGAGGAGTCTGAGAATAAGGCACTGTGGGCTCTCTGTACAGTCTATTCACAGTGCAAAGTGTTCATTAGACAAACAAGTTAGAATCCACCTAAATATAGTGACTGAGTATTTTGTGAATTATAGTGATTTATCCTTTATGTGCCTTGCACTGTCCCTTTGCACTCTGTGTTTTTCCCTTGTTATTTGAGTAGAAAATAGATAAATGATGTAAATAGAGAATAGAAGAATAAAGCAGTATGtgtcataaaatgtttttgttaataATGTGAGGGGGTGATGTCCAATTGTGTTCTCAATGATAGAACTAAATTAAAACATTCTGTAGAAAAAAAGTGCTGCTACAGGTTTTAGAATCAAATCTTAACAATACTGACGTATGAACAGGAATGAACAGCTGTGTACAGGAAAGACTGAAGAAGTTAATGCAAATTGAATTAAATCTGTTCGGTCTGTTCTTGCAGAGATTAGTGAGCGAGGGAGGTCCTGTTCAAGACAGGACATGATTCACGGCAGCTTTACGACACTGGTCCTACCAACCCCCCCATCCCTCAAGCACCCTGCAATCAGCAGCTCAGGCGGAAAGACGTGGCACTCCAGAGGAGGGGTGAGGGTGGGACTGAGACCCTGTAACTTTCCCCATGCACTGCTCATATTCCAAAGTTATAAAGTTTTACAGATCTGCACAgctacaaatttaaaaaaaaaatgtgttttgacacTAATCAGGATAAgactttggctttttttctatttggctAGCAGTGTGCTTATTCACTGATGTCTGGCCTGTTCATAGTGCCTTGCTACAAAAGATTGCTATCACAGTTAAGGACACTCAAATGAAGAATGGTGAAAAGTGTTGTGAATTTTACACCCATTTTCATGCATAAGaatcatttaattcattttaacacATCTTTCCTATTCATCATTTAGACATGATGAAACTACAGTTTGAGATTGAGTCAGGGAAAATTATTTGGACCCAGAGACTGGGCAACTGAAGCTGCAGTGCAGCAGTCAGCACTGATCAAGAATCAGGTCTTCATCTCAACTCTTGCTGTAATCATTGGTGGGAACTTTACAGCACTGAGCCCAGATCAGCGTCCGGGAGTTAACGTCACCCAACCCCCGTCATTCCAGGCCCTTGGTCAAGTGGGACGTCCTGGCTGCTGGCTTCctgagaaaagacagagaaccTCATTTAAATATCCCCTTCCCACTTCCAGAAGTTTCTCTCCCAGGATATATAGAGCGGCAGAGTGTAACAGTGACGCTACTCTACAGGACACACAACTCAGAGGAGAAACCCTGCAAATCTGTGCCAGGTAAGGATTGGGAGATAAATGGAGATAAGGCTTTGTCTCACGAAGGAATGCAGAGGGTGAAAGGGGGGCtttgttttgtggtttaaaGTAACAGTgcaacattttcaacattttgcaaTCTAGGTCACTTCTCAGGCTGTTTGAAatgcatatttaaaataatattgcaATGTATCTTAAGggacaaaaagggaaaaaaaagaaagaaagtagaaAACCTAGTAGAACTTTGCAGAGCTTTAAGTTTTTATGCAGCTTTTTCaagcatgatgatgatgaacttTTGCGCTTGTTGCATGTCGCTCCTTTTTGCATGTGCAATGATATTCACAGGAATATGGAAACCACTATATATCTACTCATTGTGGATTTATTGATGAACTCTATGATCATTACTTTGGGAGTGGTGCATGGGAGGTTCGAATCTGTCCTGTGGAATTTGTGTGCTGCCTACTGTGGCACAACTGATTGGATGGATGTTTTTTCCTTGGTCGCTCACAGCCAATGAAAAAAGTTTACGTGTCTGCTTGTAGATGCATGATAAATACTCAGTGTAACAAGTAATAGTCATAACTTTATAGAATTTTAATGGAAAACGTGGACAAGGatggaaaatggagaaaatgtgtgCGATCAGTACAGCTTATGTCTCAGAGCCTGAACAATGTTTTAATGCCTGCTCTGCGGCAATTACCACATGCATCTCTTGTCTTTCAGAATGAAAATCACAGACATCAGTATGAAAACTTTCCAAGGTATCCAAACATGATGAAAAAGTCAGTGCTGCAATATCACAAATATACTGATTTAGGCAGAGATGCAGACAACAAGCTTGTTCACGGATGCCGGTGCAGCTGGTTAAATATAGCCTAAGGCCATGCATCTGGTCCTTTGTTTCAACAAGGGTAGACACACACCCTTCTATAGGAAAAAATATGCCTTGGAGCAGTTTATAAGTACAGAAAATTATCCTTAAAATGAGAAGAATGTACTGCAACTGCAAGCCTACAATGAAAGAGAATGTGAAAGAGAATGTGACAACCGAAGTTTGTCCTTAGAAAAAGTTAATTCTCTTAGTTTAATCGATGTCTCACAAAATGCAGACATGTGAGAGTTTGTAATACACATGAAATACCGAGCAGAGTGGCATCATATTTCACCCACAAGTCATCACAGAGCCTCGCTCAGAGTGGATGGTGGCTCCTGCAGTACAGCTTGCTCTCAGCTGCTGACGTGGCGAGGAACATGGCTGCTCCAAACTGGAAGCATTTCTCAGCTTCACTGTGGGCTCAGCCAACCACATCCTGTTGCTGCCCCTTTCAGAAAAAACAATCACTATTAACGCTGTGGcttttgcaacttttttttctaaacatggacaatgaattaaaataatgtgGCTCACAAGAGCTATCAGTTCCAAAACTGCACTCTGAGATGTGCTTCTCTACTTACACTTTTTACCAATACATatactgtttgattttttttcttcccacaaAACCAACATTGGATCAGTAAAATTAACATCATTTGATGGCATTCTTCTTTTTTACAGGCTGCTTttggagacagacaggatgtgGGTGACTAACATCGCAGCTCTGTGTCTGCTGGCCCTGCTGGCCtctgcagaggagaagaagctgAGCAACCATGCCACCACGCTGGCTGAGAACAGCGCCAACTTGGCTTTCAGGTATGATATGTTATAACAATACTGATTGTGTGATAATGTGTGATGAGGAAGGTAGACTGTAACATTGTACTATAGATGCCACATATTTGTCTcgctgaattatttttttttcttgcttgtaTAAATTTTCTTAATTCATAAGAACAGTAAAGGATAAGGTCTATAGCAAATGAACAGGTCAAATTACTCTTCCATTTTAGTATGCTtagaaaataattcattttcttttgattttggGTTAGCCTCTACCACAACATGGCAAAGGAGAAGGACACAGAGAACATCATCATCTCCCCCGTGGTGGTTGCCTCCTCTCTGGGTATGGTGGCCCTTGGTGGCAAGGCCTCCACTGCCTCTCAGGTCAAAACTGTCCTCAGTGCTGACAACCTGCAAGATGATCATCTGCATGCAGGCCTGTCAGAGCTGCTGACTGAGGTATGCAACCTGCAAGTAAATATATTGCATGAgaattgttttccaaaatgctaTATATAGACTGTAAAGGCAAGATGTCAATGAGTTAACTTACCTACCATCTTTCAGAAAgggtttttttcattttgacatacGAGTTACTGCAATAGCTCAATAGGCCCAACCTCAAGCAGGACCCTCTTTACCCCCGTTACTTTTTAAACATTCCACATTGTCACATGTTTCAAACTTCCAGGTGAGCGATGCCAAAAAACGGAACACTACCTGGAAAATCAGCAACCGCCTCTATGGCCCCAGCTCCGTCTCTTTCGTTGATGACTTTGTCAAGAACAGCAAGAAGCACTACAACTACGACCACTCAAAAATTAACTTCAGGGACAAGAGGAGTGCGGTGAACTCCATCAACGAATGGGCAGCCAAGTCAACAGATGGCAAACTGCCTGAGGTCACCAAGGATGTGCAGAACGCAGATGGTGCCATGATTGTCAACGCCATGTTCTTCAAGCGTAAGTAGAGAATAAATGTTAATTCTCTGATTAAACACCCCATAGGGAAGCTGGTTAAAGTCTGATCTTCTGTTCACCACTGGTTGTAGTGAACAGATGTATAACTGAGTCTTCCATCTTTGTCCATAGCTCACTGGGACGAGAAATTCCACGAGAAAATGGTGGACAACCGTGGTTTCCTGGTTACCCGCTCATTCACTGTTGGAGTTGCCATGATGCATCGCACAGGTGGGTTTTACCATCATTATTACTGAtcttgatttcttttatttttttactcagAAAAAGGGCTAACCCTATTTCCTCTTGTCATACTTTTACATGGTCTGTATATCATAGTTTCACCTTGTGTAATAAACATTTCCAAACAATTAATATAAGACAACATCATTATGATTCTTCTGACTGAAACTGGCAGGTCTGTACGACTTCCATGAGGACACAGAGAACCGTATCTTTGTGCTGAACATGCCCTTGGGCCAGAAGCAGGCCTCTATGATCCTTATCATGCCCTACCACCTGGAGCCCCTGGCCCGCTTGGAGAAACTCCTGACCAAGAAACAGGTTGACACCTGGCTcagcaaaatggagaaaaaggcTGTGGCCATCTCCCTCCCCAAGATCAGCATGGAAGTGAGCCACAACCTCCAGGTAATTAGTGATAATTTAATCTTGGCCTATAcaggaaagaaatggaaaacatgCATTTTGGTGCTGGCAACACAGTTTGAATTGAGGGTGTGGTTCTTGAAACATTGCTAATATCAAAGACTGTGAGTAACACTGACGTTCTTGCATTCTGCCACATATCAAAAGCAGAAAGTTCCTAGAAAATCATGGAATACAGTCCAAGCTAAACTCAAACaaagttgttggtgttgagtaATTCTCCATCATTTCTGCTTGTAATCTCTCTAGAAACATCTGGCTGACCTTGGCCTGACTGAGGCTGTGGACAAAGCCAAGGCTGACCTGTCCAAGATCTCTGGAAAGAAGGACCTCTACCTCTCCAATGTCCTCCACGCCTCTGCCCTAGAGCTGGACACTGAGGGGAACCCCTACGATTCCAGCATCTTTGGCACCGACCAGCTGAGGAACCCCAAGCTTTTCTATGTAGATCACCCCTTCATTTTCCTGGTTAAAGACAACAAGACCAACTCCATCCTCTACATTGGCAGAGTGGTTCGGCCCAAAGGAGAGAAGATGCGCGATGAGCTATAATATTGGCACTGGTGCTGTGGGTTGTGATGGGTAGTTTTGTTACAAGTGAGATCATGGCAGGAAAAGATGCATATGTTTTGGTATGACTGTTACCTCAAGAGCACATTCCAATAGGCAATCTGTGGACTGAATATCTGAGCTtactggttttaaaaatgttaaatccTCCCAGGGAACAATTGTGTATTGGTTTTACCGAATGCTGTTTGATCTATTTAAAACCCCTTTGGATCCAGTAATATTCCCAATAACACATAAAGACACCATTACGTGCCTTATATTAAATTTCCAGAAGCAAACTGCAGTTGGCAGGGCAGACAGCATGCTTATATTAAGTatgatctttgtttttttctctttacatcCTGGTGTTGGCCAGTGTTGGCCAGTATTGGTCAGACTGTGATCCATGTGCGTTCTCTTGCATTATCTTTAACGtttaaagaaacaaagatcTTTGCACAAGCTTGTTTTCTGGTTCTATAGTTTCACTCTCTTCCTCAGgcgctcagttttttttttgcttcccaTCTGCACTGAATTGTTCCTCTGCATTAGCTGACCTGGCAGTGGAAAGGTAACAAATGGTGCCTGCAATATGCTCACCTGCCAAACACACTGTGTCATTATTTTGCTGCAGGTatttcccacaaaaaaaaactctgctggAATGGTGCTGTTATGCAATTATGTTCAGCtttttcaataataaaaaaaaagaaatggattgTGTTggacttttttctctgtctctgaatAATTCAAACTTTGTGGACATAATTTCCTAGATGCAACAGTGGAATGTGTCTTGCTAGGCTCACTATAGAGTTGAAATCTCAGAGGGAAAGGATAACAATCTTTCCAGTTGGCTGGACGTCAAACAGTCCTCCCAGGTCTGGAATGCAGGGATTTGACAATAGCAGCCCTGTGTCTTCCCCAGGCAAAAACATCAATCTGCAACAGGGATATATCCAGAAAAATCCATGACCAAATTCCCCATCCTCCCCTGCTCTGTTAAATTGATAAGGTCaaggttgtcatggtgacagtgGCAACTCATGTGCTCTGGATAAACAAGTAAAGTTGGAGAAACTAATACAGCTCTGACACATTCAATTttaatttagcaaaaaaaaaaaaaaaaaaaaaaaaaaaaaaaaaaatctaaaacttTCATTGAAATTTTAACCTAGCTTATTTGTTATAtagaacttttatttttataaactgGACTCGCTATATCAAAAAGGCATCACAATAAATCTGAAATGGaatgaaacaatgttgaaaatcactctctctctctctctctccagttccCTGGAAATGAACATAATAGCACCACCCTCAGGTTGCAAGGAGTAAATGCTGCAGTATGAGGAAGGTCAAAGGGCAAGGATGTTacaaataaagtatttatttatttcacaataCCTTATTTACAATTTGTATTACATTGCACCTCAGTAATAACATACAAGACAATATGAACTTGGAAAATGTATAACATTATGTACACTCCGACTGACTTTGCTGTTAATTATTTTGTACACCAAGTATGAGTTTAACTGCTACTAATATAACAAGAGAtatgaggagattttttttaaatgctttgaaaaataatcattacCTGATGGTCATAATTCAGTATTCTTAAATGTTGAGAAATTACTTCATAAAAGGACTTAAGTTACCTGTAATGTCTTTAAAAATGCCATAAtttgcttttcctttctttttgaaATAGAAAAACCGTCTCTGTTTTTTAAGTAGTCCATCACCCTAAAGCAGTCTTTCACTAACAGAATCCATCTAGTGCTACTGAAGTAACATCATTTCAACAAGAGATGGCGCTCTTGAGACGCTTGAGGCACATCATGCTCCAGTGAAACTGTAACTACACTGGTAATGTACTGAACTGTAGCTTAATCATTAACTTTGTCTTGGTACAGTGTGGGCTTCAAGCTTTTAATAAATTTAGACCCCTGATGTAGGGGAGACCCAGGTCAGCTGTAACGCCGCCAGCTCGACCAGGTAGGAATCAGCTGTGATCGTGTAATCAATATTTCAGGCTATATCCTCACTTCATGTAACCTGAGGATTTTGTAGGAACATAGAACTGTTTTTGAGATTAGAAAATATAATCTCTGCTTAAAAGATTTTCATCAACAGAATTT
This genomic window contains:
- the serpinh1b gene encoding serpin H1b, which encodes MWVTNIAALCLLALLASAEEKKLSNHATTLAENSANLAFSLYHNMAKEKDTENIIISPVVVASSLGMVALGGKASTASQVKTVLSADNLQDDHLHAGLSELLTEVSDAKKRNTTWKISNRLYGPSSVSFVDDFVKNSKKHYNYDHSKINFRDKRSAVNSINEWAAKSTDGKLPEVTKDVQNADGAMIVNAMFFKPHWDEKFHEKMVDNRGFLVTRSFTVGVAMMHRTGLYDFHEDTENRIFVLNMPLGQKQASMILIMPYHLEPLARLEKLLTKKQVDTWLSKMEKKAVAISLPKISMEVSHNLQKHLADLGLTEAVDKAKADLSKISGKKDLYLSNVLHASALELDTEGNPYDSSIFGTDQLRNPKLFYVDHPFIFLVKDNKTNSILYIGRVVRPKGEKMRDEL